A genomic segment from Desulfonatronum lacustre DSM 10312 encodes:
- a CDS encoding CheR family methyltransferase: MLGTMKERDFRRLSEFVQKNCGIKMPPSKKTMMEARLQRRLRALNLTEYHNYCEYVFSPQGTESEIPHLIDALSTNTTSFFREPHHFQYLTSTILPTWWQRFGHARELAVWSAGCSSGEEPYTLTMVLAEFQEQYPLFRWFILATDINTQVLERAAKGVYPDDKLHTIPRALHQKYLLRSKDRTKKLIRIVPGLREKIRFRRLNFMERFSFREPMDIIFCRNVMIYFERDVQERLIRNFLEHLHPWGHLIIGHSESLAGMDLGLIQVAPTVYRKA; this comes from the coding sequence ATGCTTGGAACCATGAAGGAACGCGATTTCCGACGGCTCAGTGAATTCGTGCAGAAAAACTGCGGCATCAAGATGCCGCCGAGTAAAAAAACCATGATGGAAGCCCGGTTGCAGCGTCGTCTTCGGGCATTGAATTTAACCGAATACCACAACTACTGCGAATACGTCTTCAGCCCCCAGGGAACGGAAAGCGAGATCCCTCATCTGATCGACGCCCTGAGCACCAACACCACCAGTTTTTTTCGCGAACCGCACCATTTCCAATATCTGACTTCCACGATTCTGCCGACTTGGTGGCAACGCTTCGGCCATGCTCGGGAATTGGCGGTCTGGAGCGCGGGGTGTTCGTCCGGGGAGGAGCCTTACACATTGACCATGGTTCTGGCCGAGTTCCAGGAACAGTACCCGCTGTTTCGCTGGTTCATCCTGGCCACGGACATCAATACCCAGGTTCTGGAGCGGGCGGCCAAGGGCGTTTATCCGGACGACAAGCTTCACACCATCCCCAGGGCTTTGCATCAGAAGTATCTGTTGCGCAGCAAGGACCGAACCAAGAAGCTGATTCGGATCGTCCCCGGATTACGCGAAAAGATTCGATTTCGTCGCCTGAACTTCATGGAGCGATTCAGTTTTCGCGAGCCCATGGACATCATTTTTTGCCGCAACGTGATGATCTACTTCGAGCGGGACGTCCAGGAACGCCTGATCCGCAATTTCCTGGAGCATTTGCATCCCTGGGGGCACTTGATCATCGGTCACTCGGAAAGCCTCGCCGGGATGGATCTCGGTCTGATTCAGGTGGCGCCGACGGTGTATCGCAAGGCGTAG
- a CDS encoding ATP-binding protein, with translation MEAHALLGSRLVEKNLVNEEQLEMALERQRMSGGRLGYNLVTLGFINETDLADFFRKTPPPPRTVEETGLSLTFIVDLINKHVVFMGEFTIPTVADSVKLPIPVVDEAMEILRREQCIMVKGAEHLTKTSYKFAMTDIGRNRAAELLNVCRYTGPAPVLLAEYSKQIELQTVMNIVIKPEHFNKAFSHLVVSESVLNTLGPAACSGRAIFLYGPPGNGKSTIAEAMGRALPGEVYVPHAFIVGGEIITVFDKSVHLPVPPATDVPPADQRWIRVKRPTIMVGGELTMRTLDLDFNPIAKFYEAPLQVKANNGLFIIDDLGRQEMDIQTLLNRWIIPLARRMDLLTLHTGRKFVVPFDQLIVFATNIDPKQLVDMAFLRRLRYKIKIDHPSPVDYRRIFIKVCQANNVEFKEDVFEFLMDQYYKRMDVRLSACQPRDIIDHIIDEAYYHGRHPELSEEKIAMAWDNLFVA, from the coding sequence ATGGAAGCTCACGCTCTTTTAGGTTCGCGTTTGGTGGAGAAGAATCTGGTGAACGAGGAACAGTTGGAGATGGCCCTGGAGCGGCAGCGGATGTCCGGGGGGCGGTTGGGGTATAACCTGGTGACCCTGGGCTTTATCAATGAAACGGATCTGGCCGACTTCTTCCGCAAGACGCCCCCGCCGCCGCGCACTGTGGAGGAGACCGGCCTGTCCCTGACCTTCATCGTGGACCTGATCAACAAGCACGTGGTCTTCATGGGCGAATTCACGATTCCCACGGTGGCCGACAGCGTCAAGCTGCCCATCCCCGTGGTGGACGAGGCCATGGAGATTTTGCGCCGGGAGCAGTGCATCATGGTCAAGGGCGCGGAGCACCTGACCAAGACCTCCTACAAGTTCGCCATGACGGACATCGGGCGCAACCGGGCCGCGGAGCTTCTGAACGTCTGCCGCTACACAGGGCCCGCCCCGGTGCTCCTGGCCGAGTACAGCAAACAGATCGAACTGCAGACCGTGATGAACATCGTGATCAAGCCGGAGCACTTCAACAAGGCCTTTTCCCATCTCGTGGTCAGCGAGTCGGTGCTGAACACCCTGGGGCCCGCGGCCTGCTCCGGACGGGCGATTTTCCTGTACGGCCCGCCCGGCAACGGCAAGTCCACCATTGCCGAAGCCATGGGCCGCGCCTTGCCCGGCGAGGTCTACGTGCCCCACGCCTTCATCGTGGGCGGCGAAATCATCACGGTGTTCGACAAGTCCGTGCATCTGCCCGTGCCGCCCGCTACGGACGTTCCGCCCGCCGACCAGCGCTGGATCCGGGTGAAGCGACCCACCATCATGGTCGGCGGGGAGCTGACCATGCGCACCCTGGACCTGGATTTCAACCCCATCGCCAAGTTCTACGAGGCCCCGCTCCAGGTCAAGGCCAACAACGGCCTGTTCATCATCGACGACCTGGGTCGCCAGGAAATGGACATCCAGACCCTGCTCAACCGCTGGATCATCCCCCTGGCCCGGCGCATGGACCTACTCACCCTGCACACGGGCCGCAAGTTCGTTGTGCCCTTTGACCAGCTGATCGTCTTCGCCACCAACATTGATCCCAAGCAGCTGGTGGACATGGCCTTCCTGCGCCGGCTGCGCTACAAAATCAAAATCGACCACCCCTCTCCCGTGGACTACCGCCGGATATTCATCAAGGTCTGCCAGGCGAACAACGTCGAGTTCAAGGAAGATGTCTTCGAATTTCTGATGGACCAGTATTACAAACGCATGGATGTTCGCCTCTCCGCGTGCCAGCCCCGGGACATCATCGACCACATCATTGACGAAGCGTACTACCACGGCCGCCATCCCGAGCTGAGCGAAGAAAAGATCGCCATGGCCTGGGACAACCTGTTCGTCGCGTAG
- the htpG gene encoding molecular chaperone HtpG codes for MNVDASQGPGETREFQAEVKKILDIVINSLYTEREIFLRELISNSADALERYRHQSLTDPGAYPDLPLEIRIVVDKDAKTLTITDTGIGMDRGELEANLGTIAHSGTKTFLSQLAEGTKDVNLIGQFGVGFYAAFMVAGKVRVTSRSYRQDDSGHLWESDGGGAYTISTASELPRGTSIVLELKDDAAEFADPERIKRIIKQYSSFVPFPILLDNEAVNTVQALWTKNKSEITDEEYTEFYKFVGNAFDDPLLRLHFDTDAPLAIKALLFVPKDNFEKYGLGRTEPGVNLYCQRVLIEQHSKTILPEWLRFLKGVIDSEDLPLNISRQALQDSSLVRKINSVVTKRFLKHLEETAKNQPETYETFWRDFGYFLKEGVVSDFGHREALGKLLRFESSTTEPGKLTSLVDYLGRMKIAQKEIFYIHGSNREAIEAGPYIEAFRKRDLEVIYTMDPIDDFVMGHLAEFEGKKLVSADRGDIELPELDEDKKDQKDQPEAEKEMDKAQATDLAAWMKGVLGDRVKEVKESKRLEGSPAMIVNPDAHMTSSMERIMRAAGRQGDLPISAKDLEINARHPLIKGLAALRQTDEPFARTVAEQILDNAMVQAGLLIEPRNMVDRTYRILERAVGGAGEAPKKVESDS; via the coding sequence ATGAACGTGGACGCATCGCAAGGCCCTGGCGAGACCAGGGAGTTTCAGGCCGAGGTCAAGAAGATCCTCGATATCGTGATCAATTCGTTGTACACGGAGCGGGAAATCTTTCTGCGGGAATTGATTTCCAACTCCGCGGACGCCCTGGAGCGCTATCGGCATCAGAGCTTGACCGACCCGGGTGCGTACCCGGATTTGCCTTTGGAGATCCGGATCGTGGTGGATAAGGATGCCAAGACCCTGACCATCACGGATACCGGCATCGGCATGGATCGCGGCGAGTTGGAAGCCAACCTGGGAACCATCGCCCATTCCGGGACCAAGACTTTCCTGTCCCAACTGGCCGAGGGGACCAAGGACGTCAACCTGATCGGCCAGTTCGGCGTCGGGTTCTACGCCGCCTTCATGGTCGCGGGCAAGGTCCGGGTGACCTCCCGATCGTATCGCCAGGACGACTCCGGGCATCTCTGGGAGTCCGACGGCGGCGGGGCCTACACCATCTCAACGGCATCCGAATTGCCGCGGGGCACGTCTATTGTCCTGGAACTCAAGGACGACGCGGCTGAATTCGCGGACCCAGAGCGGATCAAGCGGATCATCAAGCAATACTCCAGTTTCGTGCCCTTCCCGATCCTGCTGGACAACGAGGCAGTGAATACGGTCCAGGCCCTGTGGACCAAGAACAAAAGCGAGATCACGGACGAGGAGTACACCGAATTCTACAAGTTCGTGGGCAATGCCTTTGACGACCCTCTGCTCCGGTTGCATTTCGACACCGACGCCCCCCTGGCCATCAAGGCCCTGCTGTTCGTGCCCAAGGACAACTTCGAGAAGTACGGCCTGGGCCGAACCGAGCCCGGGGTGAACCTGTACTGCCAGCGCGTACTCATCGAGCAGCATTCCAAGACCATCCTTCCGGAATGGCTGCGCTTCCTCAAGGGCGTGATCGACTCCGAGGATCTGCCCCTGAACATTTCCCGCCAAGCCCTGCAGGACAGTTCCCTGGTGCGCAAGATCAATTCCGTGGTCACCAAACGCTTCCTGAAGCACCTGGAAGAGACGGCCAAAAACCAGCCCGAGACCTACGAGACCTTTTGGCGTGATTTCGGCTACTTCCTGAAGGAAGGGGTGGTCAGCGACTTCGGCCATCGGGAAGCCCTGGGCAAGCTGCTGCGCTTCGAATCCTCCACCACCGAACCCGGCAAACTGACCTCCCTGGTCGACTACCTGGGCCGGATGAAGATCGCCCAGAAGGAAATCTTCTACATTCACGGCTCCAACCGCGAAGCCATCGAGGCCGGTCCGTACATCGAGGCCTTCCGCAAGCGCGACCTGGAAGTGATCTACACCATGGACCCCATCGATGACTTCGTGATGGGCCACCTGGCGGAATTCGAGGGCAAGAAGCTGGTTTCCGCGGACCGGGGCGACATTGAGCTGCCGGAACTGGACGAGGACAAGAAAGATCAAAAAGACCAGCCCGAAGCCGAAAAGGAAATGGACAAGGCCCAGGCCACGGATTTGGCCGCCTGGATGAAGGGCGTGCTCGGCGACCGGGTCAAGGAGGTCAAGGAGTCCAAGCGCCTGGAAGGCAGCCCGGCCATGATCGTTAATCCGGACGCGCATATGACCAGCTCCATGGAACGGATCATGCGCGCCGCCGGCCGCCAGGGCGATCTGCCCATCTCGGCCAAGGACCTGGAAATCAACGCCCGCCATCCCCTGATCAAGGGCCTGGCCGCCCTGCGCCAAACCGACGAACCTTTCGCCCGCACCGTGGCCGAACAAATCCTGGACAACGCCATGGTCCAGGCCGGCCTGCTGATCGAGCCCAGAAACATGGTGGACCGGACGTATCGGATTCTGGAGCGGGCCGTGGGTGGAGCAGGGGAGGCACCTAAAAAGGTGGAGTCAGATTCCTGA
- a CDS encoding flagellar hook assembly protein FlgD — translation MSTSPYVSPHAGNLVGRAERDFAPPDPRTGDKSGLDRDAFLRLLTTQLANQDPLNPLDDKEFVAQLAQFSSLEQLSNISESIEGFKDSFARQETLNAVNFIGKEIRAEGRSISKDGDSVSSFTYSLPDVAEKLHMNIFDSFGNIVRTITLPGRMPGEHEFVWDGRDHSGNPLPDGVYSIAMAAEGKHGEPLMVSTKTSGVVSAVVSEDGQTFLRLQDGRRVNITDVKEVVGAGAAQGNALASELQNITGNLANLNGLFGGSSSTEDLLNSLTQ, via the coding sequence ATGTCGACAAGCCCATATGTCAGCCCCCACGCTGGCAATCTGGTCGGCCGAGCCGAACGAGACTTCGCTCCACCGGACCCGAGGACAGGCGATAAAAGCGGATTGGACAGAGATGCCTTTCTGCGCTTGTTGACCACCCAGCTTGCCAACCAAGATCCTCTCAACCCCTTGGACGACAAGGAATTCGTCGCTCAATTGGCTCAATTCTCCAGCCTGGAGCAACTCAGCAACATCTCCGAGTCCATCGAGGGCTTCAAGGATTCGTTTGCCCGTCAGGAAACGTTGAACGCAGTCAACTTCATCGGCAAAGAGATTCGAGCCGAAGGGCGAAGCATCAGCAAGGATGGAGACTCCGTCAGCTCCTTCACCTATTCCCTGCCGGACGTGGCTGAAAAGCTGCACATGAACATCTTCGATTCCTTCGGCAACATCGTCCGCACCATCACGTTGCCCGGTCGCATGCCCGGCGAACACGAATTTGTCTGGGATGGCCGGGACCACTCCGGCAATCCGCTGCCCGACGGAGTATACAGTATTGCCATGGCCGCGGAAGGCAAGCACGGAGAGCCGTTGATGGTTTCCACCAAGACGAGCGGAGTGGTTTCAGCGGTGGTCAGCGAGGATGGGCAAACCTTCCTCCGCCTTCAGGACGGACGAAGAGTCAATATCACGGACGTTAAGGAAGTCGTCGGAGCAGGGGCGGCGCAAGGCAATGCGCTGGCATCGGAACTCCAAAATATTACAGGAAACCTGGCGAATCTTAACGGATTGTTCGGCGGATCATCCTCCACCGAAGACCTTCTGAACAGTCTGACCCAGTAA
- a CDS encoding TusE/DsrC/DsvC family sulfur relay protein: MATVEFKGNNFEVDEDGFLQRFEDWNPDWVEFVMESEGIKEMTDEHQKVIDFLQDYYKKNGIAPMVRILSKVTGYKLKHIYELFPSGPGKGACKMAGLPKPTGCV, encoded by the coding sequence ATGGCCACTGTAGAATTCAAGGGAAATAACTTTGAAGTTGATGAAGACGGTTTTTTGCAGCGTTTTGAAGACTGGAACCCGGATTGGGTGGAATTCGTCATGGAGAGTGAAGGCATTAAAGAAATGACCGATGAGCACCAGAAGGTCATCGATTTTCTGCAGGACTATTACAAGAAGAACGGTATCGCCCCGATGGTGCGCATCCTGTCCAAGGTGACCGGCTACAAGCTGAAGCACATTTACGAGCTGTTCCCCTCCGGACCCGGTAAGGGAGCCTGTAAAATGGCCGGTCTCCCCAAGCCCACCGGTTGCGTATAA
- a CDS encoding flagellar hook protein FlgE encodes MSLTASMWTGVSGLKGHGQKMGVIGNNIANVSTVGFKGSRMHFEDFMSQNVSVANGVGQIGRGVAVGAVLGDFSQGSLETTNESTDVAITGNGFFTVSPPGDEINYYTRAGNFRFDQEGFLVDPHGYRVQGWGIARDTVDPLVDEVDGEGVGARRVNIQGVPRDIQLDNFQSPPSPTSTVNAVVNLDSAARSSVDDLIDAWDGPPPGDIGNQEFEYQTTMKIYDANGGAHNVTVYFDKRPDADQPDPPDGTTIWQFIVTIPPEDDQENGTGLLMTGDLLFNPAGEIINMRADPTLETEDGNGDPYFISRNGYPTFAANFLGEPQNIEFTLGTRFVGDVAGYVAGAFAGDIADWQRNALSTTAYNNASTTLYQTQDGYTAGFLQNISVNREGVLTGRYSNGQVLDLYALTINNFNNIWGLNREGGNLFAATGASGPPLTGIAGTGNLGTVSSNTLELSNVDLATEFVKMISTQKGFQANSKTITTTDTMLDEVIRMKR; translated from the coding sequence ATGAGTCTCACCGCATCAATGTGGACGGGAGTCAGCGGCCTCAAGGGGCACGGCCAGAAAATGGGGGTGATCGGCAACAACATCGCCAACGTGAGTACCGTCGGGTTCAAAGGCTCTCGCATGCACTTTGAAGACTTCATGAGCCAGAACGTCAGCGTGGCCAACGGTGTGGGCCAGATAGGTCGCGGCGTCGCGGTCGGCGCCGTCCTGGGCGACTTCAGCCAGGGTTCCCTTGAAACCACCAACGAGTCCACCGACGTGGCCATCACCGGCAACGGTTTCTTTACCGTCAGCCCTCCTGGTGATGAAATAAATTACTACACCCGCGCCGGAAACTTCCGTTTTGACCAGGAAGGATTTCTCGTCGATCCGCATGGGTATAGGGTTCAAGGCTGGGGTATTGCCCGGGATACGGTCGACCCATTGGTCGATGAGGTTGATGGTGAAGGTGTCGGTGCTCGACGTGTCAATATCCAAGGTGTTCCCAGAGACATTCAATTAGACAACTTCCAATCACCTCCATCACCGACATCAACTGTCAACGCCGTGGTCAACCTTGATTCCGCCGCCAGGTCCAGTGTCGACGATCTTATAGATGCATGGGATGGCCCACCACCTGGTGATATAGGAAATCAAGAGTTTGAATATCAAACTACAATGAAGATTTACGATGCGAACGGCGGCGCTCATAATGTAACGGTATACTTTGATAAAAGGCCGGATGCTGACCAGCCTGATCCCCCAGATGGAACTACAATATGGCAATTTATTGTAACGATTCCACCTGAAGATGATCAAGAAAATGGCACTGGATTGTTAATGACAGGAGATCTTCTGTTTAATCCTGCTGGAGAGATTATCAATATGCGAGCAGACCCAACTCTCGAAACAGAAGATGGCAATGGCGATCCATATTTTATTTCACGAAATGGCTATCCAACATTTGCTGCAAATTTTCTTGGAGAACCTCAAAATATTGAATTCACTCTAGGAACAAGATTTGTAGGCGATGTCGCTGGATACGTAGCAGGAGCTTTTGCGGGCGACATTGCTGATTGGCAAAGAAATGCTCTCTCCACAACAGCTTACAATAATGCTTCAACCACATTGTATCAAACCCAGGATGGCTATACCGCTGGTTTTTTACAGAACATTTCCGTCAACAGGGAAGGCGTCCTGACCGGACGCTATTCCAACGGACAAGTTCTCGATCTGTATGCGCTGACCATCAACAACTTCAACAACATCTGGGGATTGAACCGGGAAGGCGGTAACCTGTTCGCGGCAACCGGAGCTTCGGGGCCTCCATTAACGGGCATAGCCGGTACGGGCAACCTGGGGACGGTTTCCTCCAACACCTTGGAACTCTCCAACGTGGATCTGGCCACGGAATTCGTGAAGATGATCAGCACCCAGAAAGGCTTCCAGGCCAACAGCAAGACCATCACCACCACGGACACGATGCTGGATGAAGTGATTCGGATGAAGAGATAA
- a CDS encoding M48 family metalloprotease — protein MTRRDFMWLATVGAAGATAGCAANPVTGRQQLMILSEANEIALDKEHSPHQFSADYGAVQDVRLNQYITTVGESMTGFTHRPHMPYSYRCVNATYVNAYTFPGGSMATTRGIMLEMQDEAELAGLLGHEMGHVNARHTAARMSTGILTSVVLLGASAALASQGETWGAVAAGLGGVAAGALLAHYSRNDERQADNLGMEYMTKSGYSSEGMVGLMDVLRNMQKNNPSAIEMMFSTHPMSEERYQTAVREAASTYGHARTQPLYRERYMDHTAGLRRIKGAIEKMQEGEKLMRQEQFSPAETALDDALRQAPEDYAGLMLMAKCQLAMDRPRRAEFFADKARTIYPAEAQAHHVSGVAKLKLDQFEAAYDQFDRYEKLLPGNPNTVFLKGISQEAMGRRNQAAQEYQRFLGTVRQGEQAEYAYGRLVEWGVIAP, from the coding sequence ATGACCAGACGGGATTTTATGTGGTTGGCCACGGTGGGAGCCGCCGGGGCCACGGCGGGGTGCGCCGCGAACCCGGTCACGGGCCGGCAACAGTTGATGATTCTGTCCGAGGCCAATGAAATAGCCTTGGACAAGGAGCATTCGCCGCATCAGTTTTCCGCGGACTACGGGGCGGTCCAGGATGTTCGACTGAACCAGTACATCACCACGGTGGGGGAGAGCATGACGGGGTTCACCCACCGTCCGCACATGCCCTACTCGTATCGGTGCGTGAACGCGACCTACGTCAATGCCTACACCTTCCCAGGAGGCAGCATGGCCACCACCCGGGGGATCATGCTGGAAATGCAGGACGAGGCTGAATTGGCCGGGCTGCTGGGTCACGAGATGGGCCATGTCAACGCCCGGCATACGGCGGCACGGATGTCCACGGGCATCCTGACCAGTGTGGTCCTCCTGGGCGCTTCGGCGGCCCTGGCGTCCCAAGGTGAAACCTGGGGAGCCGTTGCCGCCGGTTTGGGCGGGGTGGCAGCCGGGGCGCTGTTGGCCCACTATAGTCGCAACGACGAGCGGCAGGCGGACAATTTGGGCATGGAGTACATGACCAAATCCGGCTACAGCTCCGAGGGCATGGTCGGCCTGATGGACGTGTTGCGCAACATGCAAAAGAACAACCCCTCGGCCATTGAGATGATGTTCTCCACCCATCCCATGAGCGAAGAACGTTATCAGACTGCTGTTCGGGAGGCCGCAAGCACGTATGGTCATGCCCGAACCCAGCCCCTGTATCGGGAGCGGTATATGGATCACACCGCCGGGCTGCGCCGGATCAAGGGGGCCATTGAGAAGATGCAGGAAGGGGAAAAGCTGATGCGCCAGGAACAGTTCTCCCCGGCCGAAACCGCCCTGGACGACGCCTTGCGCCAAGCCCCGGAGGACTATGCCGGATTGATGCTGATGGCCAAGTGCCAACTGGCCATGGACCGGCCCCGGCGGGCCGAATTCTTCGCGGACAAGGCCCGGACCATTTATCCAGCCGAAGCCCAGGCCCATCATGTCAGTGGTGTGGCGAAACTCAAGTTGGACCAGTTCGAAGCCGCCTACGATCAGTTTGATCGCTATGAAAAGCTGCTCCCCGGCAACCCGAACACGGTTTTTCTCAAGGGCATCTCCCAGGAAGCCATGGGGCGCCGCAATCAGGCCGCCCAGGAGTATCAGCGTTTTCTCGGCACCGTCCGCCAGGGCGAACAAGCCGAGTACGCCTATGGCCGTTTGGTGGAGTGGGGCGTTATCGCGCCTTGA
- a CDS encoding class I SAM-dependent methyltransferase, with protein sequence MAMSNTGKTGSPTGNSRLHLLSRSVSKSELSRLLEQASLDQLLELVSARHAVHFETVRIGEDVLECLQLSDMEAYIEQRLNVPSPEVGPETGTGAGIDALPLWAKIWPASLPLAMYMRGVVPGHGERVLEIGAGLGLTGLFAAKRGFSVVLSDIVPEALLFARINALRNGLGDTVVVQSVNFIKEDHPDRYHRIIASEVLYREQFFDPLLSFFRTHLEPMATAEIVLSANAGRRAIKFFAAAKDYFQISRSCVPSPVPAVDFHGLPGTEANQKTYLYRLRPR encoded by the coding sequence ATGGCCATGTCCAATACCGGCAAAACTGGATCGCCGACCGGCAATTCCCGATTGCATCTGCTCAGCCGGTCCGTGTCCAAGTCGGAGTTGTCACGGCTTCTTGAACAGGCCTCTCTTGATCAGCTTTTGGAACTTGTCTCCGCCAGGCACGCGGTGCATTTCGAAACCGTGCGCATCGGGGAGGACGTCCTGGAATGCCTCCAGCTTTCGGACATGGAAGCGTATATCGAGCAGCGCCTGAACGTGCCTTCCCCCGAAGTCGGTCCAGAAACGGGAACGGGAGCCGGGATAGACGCTTTACCGCTTTGGGCTAAAATATGGCCGGCCTCCCTGCCCCTGGCCATGTATATGCGCGGCGTCGTCCCTGGTCACGGGGAGCGGGTCCTGGAGATCGGGGCCGGACTGGGCTTGACCGGCTTGTTCGCGGCCAAACGCGGGTTTTCCGTGGTGCTCAGCGATATTGTCCCCGAAGCTTTGCTTTTTGCGCGGATCAATGCATTGCGCAACGGGCTCGGCGACACAGTCGTCGTTCAGTCCGTGAACTTCATTAAAGAAGACCATCCGGATCGCTATCACCGAATAATTGCTTCAGAAGTTCTCTACCGTGAGCAATTTTTCGACCCATTGCTTTCTTTTTTTCGGACCCATTTGGAACCCATGGCCACTGCTGAAATCGTGCTTTCCGCGAATGCAGGGCGGCGTGCGATCAAATTTTTTGCGGCTGCGAAGGATTACTTTCAAATCTCACGTTCTTGTGTTCCCTCACCGGTACCCGCGGTCGATTTTCACGGACTTCCTGGGACCGAAGCCAACCAGAAAACGTATCTCTACCGACTGAGGCCTCGATGA
- a CDS encoding YcaO-like family protein, translating to MSIRLRSCPKGHTKELDKVCPPQETVVRVRASLEAFGEDVLAETRRIDTGRLGIPVYLSVCGQSARRIMPTRKQMGKGASAIQAEASALVELTERFSFFSFWQGVQDIEPCSWSEAQRKWPGRVLPVSEIALSVSDALPDEQIRSLMDLVAWRFVPATRLDTGQEFLVPLEWFRKINEFNGSSAGNTPEESILQGVCELVERHVCAVVDRDRQKTPTLDPESFTDPVLRDLMDAFKREGIVVVLKDFSLGLPVPTVAAVAYDPATFPERSEIVFTAGTASTPSKAAIRALTEVAQLAGDFETGSNYEASGLPKFTELAQIAWLLEGDTVSLSSLPDIGREDILDELTELCNGLERMGFRAYSVETTHPKLGIPAHYSFVPGFQFRERALNPCVGLFVGRMLAEEVPPEQAKTGLEHLALLYPDASFPLFFQGLLAVRQGRFSKALEALGKSELGLEQRDDQALAAFYQGYAMSREERWTSSLPHLDRAIKLCPEVKEYFNLRGVAKFKLGEYAGAESDFRSALDLDSGSAMDLANMGLCVKFQGRAEEAEALLRSALELDSSLDFARDHLRELQSFE from the coding sequence ATGAGCATTCGTCTGCGATCATGTCCCAAGGGACATACCAAAGAACTGGACAAGGTTTGTCCTCCCCAGGAAACGGTTGTCAGGGTTCGGGCCTCTCTGGAGGCATTTGGGGAAGACGTTCTGGCTGAGACCCGGCGCATCGACACCGGGCGGCTGGGCATCCCCGTTTATCTGAGCGTCTGTGGACAATCAGCCCGCCGAATCATGCCCACCCGCAAGCAGATGGGCAAAGGAGCGTCCGCCATCCAGGCCGAGGCCTCGGCCTTGGTGGAGTTGACGGAGCGGTTCAGCTTTTTCAGTTTCTGGCAAGGCGTTCAGGATATTGAGCCCTGCTCCTGGAGCGAGGCCCAGCGGAAATGGCCGGGGAGGGTTCTGCCTGTCTCCGAGATCGCCTTGTCCGTCTCCGACGCGTTGCCCGACGAGCAAATCAGAAGCCTGATGGACCTCGTTGCCTGGCGCTTCGTGCCGGCAACGCGGCTGGATACCGGACAGGAGTTTCTCGTCCCTCTGGAATGGTTTCGGAAGATTAATGAATTTAACGGCTCATCCGCCGGAAATACCCCTGAGGAGTCGATCCTCCAGGGCGTGTGCGAACTTGTGGAACGTCATGTCTGCGCCGTGGTGGACCGGGACCGTCAAAAAACGCCTACCCTTGATCCGGAAAGCTTCACGGACCCCGTTCTTCGCGACCTGATGGACGCTTTCAAGCGCGAGGGCATCGTCGTCGTTTTGAAGGACTTCTCCCTTGGCCTGCCCGTGCCCACCGTGGCCGCCGTGGCCTACGATCCTGCAACGTTTCCGGAACGCAGCGAAATCGTCTTCACCGCCGGAACCGCCTCAACGCCATCCAAGGCGGCCATTCGCGCCCTGACAGAGGTTGCGCAGCTGGCCGGAGACTTCGAAACCGGCAGCAACTACGAAGCCTCCGGACTTCCAAAATTTACGGAATTGGCGCAAATCGCCTGGTTGCTGGAGGGGGATACGGTTTCTCTATCCAGCTTGCCGGACATCGGACGCGAGGATATTCTGGATGAACTGACGGAGCTTTGCAACGGGTTGGAGCGAATGGGCTTTCGGGCGTACAGCGTGGAGACGACGCATCCGAAGTTGGGAATTCCGGCTCATTACTCCTTCGTGCCGGGCTTTCAGTTCCGTGAGCGGGCCCTGAATCCCTGCGTGGGCTTGTTCGTCGGGCGCATGTTGGCCGAGGAAGTCCCTCCGGAGCAAGCCAAGACCGGCTTAGAGCACTTGGCCCTGTTGTATCCCGACGCCTCCTTTCCGCTGTTTTTTCAAGGGCTGCTGGCCGTGCGTCAAGGACGCTTTTCCAAGGCCTTGGAAGCCCTGGGCAAAAGCGAGTTGGGGCTGGAGCAACGTGACGACCAAGCCCTGGCTGCCTTTTATCAGGGGTACGCCATGAGCCGGGAGGAGCGCTGGACGAGCAGCCTTCCGCATTTGGATCGGGCGATCAAACTTTGTCCGGAGGTCAAGGAGTACTTTAATCTTCGCGGAGTGGCCAAATTCAAACTGGGCGAATACGCCGGAGCTGAGTCGGACTTTCGAAGCGCGTTGGACTTGGACAGCGGCTCAGCCATGGATCTGGCGAACATGGGGCTGTGCGTCAAGTTTCAAGGTCGCGCTGAAGAAGCTGAGGCCTTGCTGCGCTCCGCTTTGGAACTCGATTCGAGCCTGGATTTTGCTCGCGACCACCTTCGGGAATTGCAATCCTTCGAATAA